From a region of the Brevinematales bacterium genome:
- a CDS encoding NAD(P)H-hydrate dehydratase has protein sequence MKVISKERMRDIDTRAARDYGIPSVVLMENAGNALFRAINENIPDYRRKHFVVFCGSGNNGGDGAVVARKLFLDGAPVMVVFVADISKASGDNKTNFDILRALDVPAFSGTTARECEMALPLLDNYDVIIDAIYGIGFRGEPDQHMTNVFNYIVERRKTHGATVVAADIPSGVYADGGRAGSSVFADITVTFGAPKPGIIDYPGMENCGRMIVAPIDLPPALLESNDNGVSLFTEDDAARIFIPRAADSHKGKYGHLLTIGGSTGMAGAVEMAASSALRAGAGLVTAYIPESLRSGFEAALPEAMLIPFPDDGDAEEMLKALDGEIARKKITAVSAGNGWGRDDYNAKVLDYLISRAPVRGIVLDADALNLLSENRPLLDKIKTCGKQVILTPHLGEMSRLTGKGITEIKERKADTAREFAKAYEVWVVLKDAVTVIADPDGRVWYQSHGSPALAKGGSGDILCGLIAGFLASGYMPGDAALMGSFVLGRAGEAYSAERCNVSAMGRDIIALIPDILFGLQKKKDTA, from the coding sequence ATGAAGGTCATATCGAAGGAACGGATGCGGGATATCGATACCCGCGCGGCGCGCGACTACGGGATACCGTCCGTCGTTCTCATGGAGAACGCCGGCAACGCGCTTTTTCGCGCAATCAATGAAAATATCCCCGACTATAGGCGGAAACATTTCGTCGTATTCTGCGGCTCCGGTAATAACGGAGGCGACGGCGCGGTGGTCGCGCGTAAGCTGTTTCTCGACGGCGCACCGGTAATGGTTGTTTTTGTCGCGGATATATCCAAAGCCTCCGGGGATAATAAAACTAATTTCGATATCTTGCGCGCTCTCGATGTGCCTGCCTTTTCCGGGACGACGGCCCGTGAATGCGAGATGGCGTTGCCGTTACTGGATAACTATGACGTGATTATCGACGCGATCTACGGGATAGGGTTCCGGGGCGAGCCGGACCAGCATATGACCAATGTGTTTAATTATATTGTGGAGCGAAGGAAAACCCACGGGGCGACCGTGGTCGCGGCGGATATCCCGAGCGGGGTCTATGCCGACGGGGGAAGGGCGGGGAGCTCCGTATTCGCGGATATTACGGTGACATTCGGCGCGCCCAAGCCGGGAATAATCGATTACCCGGGGATGGAGAATTGCGGACGGATGATTGTCGCGCCGATCGATCTGCCTCCCGCGCTGTTGGAATCAAACGATAACGGGGTGTCGCTGTTTACGGAAGACGACGCCGCGAGGATATTTATCCCGCGCGCGGCCGATTCGCATAAAGGGAAGTACGGGCATCTGCTGACTATCGGGGGAAGTACGGGAATGGCGGGGGCTGTGGAGATGGCCGCGAGTTCCGCGCTCCGGGCGGGGGCGGGACTGGTGACCGCGTATATCCCGGAATCCCTACGGAGCGGCTTCGAGGCCGCGTTGCCCGAGGCGATGCTGATACCGTTCCCTGACGACGGGGACGCGGAGGAGATGCTGAAAGCCCTCGACGGGGAGATCGCCAGGAAGAAGATTACCGCGGTTTCGGCCGGGAACGGGTGGGGCAGGGACGATTACAATGCGAAGGTACTGGATTACCTGATTTCCCGCGCGCCCGTCAGGGGGATTGTCCTCGACGCGGACGCGTTAAACCTTTTATCAGAGAACCGTCCGCTTCTCGATAAAATAAAAACCTGCGGGAAACAGGTTATCCTGACCCCGCATCTGGGGGAAATGTCCCGTCTGACGGGGAAGGGCATAACGGAGATCAAAGAACGCAAGGCGGATACCGCCCGCGAATTCGCGAAGGCTTACGAGGTATGGGTCGTTCTCAAGGATGCGGTCACAGTCATAGCCGATCCCGACGGGCGGGTCTGGTACCAGTCCCACGGGTCTCCCGCGCTCGCGAAGGGCGGGAGCGGCGATATCCTGTGCGGGCTGATAGCGGGGTTCCTCGCATCGGGATATATGCCTGGAGACGCGGCGCTGATGGGGAGTTTTGTTCTGGGCCGGGCGGGCGAGGCTTACTCGGCGGAGCGATGCAACGTATCCGCGATGGGACGGGATATAATCGCGCTGATCCCTGATATTTTATTCGGATTGCAGAAGAAAAAAGATACGGCATAG
- a CDS encoding PTS transporter subunit EIIA: MELKVKDVTALLNVSEKSIYRWIKSDGFPYYRINGQYRFSKAEILEWATENKINVTPRLMHDPAPENLAAYTVSDALRNGGIHYHVDGKTKEEVVYNTVQYMKVPDGMDRETLYQFLIAREKMGTTAVGKGIAIPHVRNPVVLHVDKPSIALCFLDEPVDFDAMDKEPVKILFTLLTPSIQIHLHLLSRLAYMLNHEKIRELLERCAKREEIFKTIKEIELSEISG, encoded by the coding sequence ATGGAACTGAAAGTGAAAGACGTCACCGCGTTACTCAATGTTTCCGAAAAATCGATCTACCGTTGGATTAAAAGCGACGGTTTCCCATACTACCGCATCAACGGGCAATACCGTTTCAGTAAGGCGGAGATACTCGAATGGGCGACCGAGAACAAGATCAATGTCACTCCGCGCCTGATGCATGACCCCGCCCCGGAAAATCTTGCCGCCTACACCGTGTCGGACGCCCTGAGGAACGGAGGGATACATTACCATGTCGATGGTAAGACTAAGGAAGAAGTCGTCTATAATACCGTGCAGTATATGAAAGTCCCAGACGGGATGGACAGGGAAACGCTCTACCAGTTTCTGATCGCCCGCGAGAAAATGGGCACGACCGCCGTCGGTAAAGGAATAGCTATCCCCCATGTCCGCAACCCCGTGGTGCTCCATGTCGACAAACCGTCGATCGCGCTTTGTTTCCTCGACGAGCCCGTCGATTTCGACGCGATGGACAAGGAACCCGTCAAGATTCTTTTCACACTGCTGACCCCCTCGATTCAAATACACCTTCACCTTTTATCCCGATTAGCGTACATGCTTAACCATGAAAAAATACGCGAGTTACTCGAAAGATGCGCAAAAAGAGAGGAAATTTTTAAGACTATCAAGGAGATCGAGCTCTCCGAGATCAGCGGATGA
- a CDS encoding serine hydrolase: MLKKWPIPAVIVIGAVFILTAGAAKTITGGQEFQTIADKASALKNLYALVLYRSGGVKFEAYFHGQKPGGLCNIKSAAKSILSSLVGIALKEGYLHSVDQPVCELIPEYFGKDTGPAKKAITIRHLLTMTSGLDSASNKDYGKWKKSADWTAAALSAKLVSTPGTKYVYSTADAHILAAALTKAIGRDLLDYANEKLFAQLGITVIEWDKSPEGFRFGGNDLYMAPADLAKFGILYLHGGIWDGVQVVPGEWVALSTGYQVRPELWSPFPVTGYGYYWWRIDIAGMAAYAAWGHAGQYCIVIPELDTVLVAASDWNAGYSKQYYKKLAGVLIGILNIAQK; the protein is encoded by the coding sequence ATGCTGAAAAAATGGCCGATACCCGCGGTAATCGTCATAGGCGCAGTTTTCATCCTCACCGCCGGCGCGGCGAAAACTATTACCGGCGGGCAGGAATTCCAGACGATAGCGGACAAGGCGTCCGCGCTGAAAAACCTGTACGCGCTCGTGCTCTATCGTTCGGGCGGGGTGAAGTTCGAGGCATATTTCCACGGGCAGAAGCCGGGCGGCTTATGCAATATTAAATCCGCCGCGAAAAGTATCCTCTCGTCCCTCGTGGGTATCGCCCTGAAGGAGGGCTATCTTCATAGCGTCGACCAGCCCGTATGCGAGTTGATCCCGGAGTACTTCGGGAAAGATACCGGCCCGGCGAAAAAGGCCATCACTATCCGGCATCTCCTGACCATGACCTCGGGGCTCGATTCCGCGAGCAATAAGGATTACGGCAAGTGGAAAAAATCCGCCGATTGGACTGCGGCGGCGTTATCGGCGAAACTTGTTTCGACGCCCGGGACGAAGTATGTCTACTCCACTGCGGACGCGCATATCCTCGCCGCGGCGCTGACGAAGGCTATCGGGCGCGACCTGCTCGACTACGCGAATGAGAAGCTGTTCGCCCAGCTGGGGATAACCGTTATCGAATGGGACAAATCCCCCGAGGGGTTCCGTTTCGGCGGCAACGATCTTTATATGGCTCCCGCCGATCTCGCGAAATTCGGGATACTTTACCTGCACGGCGGAATTTGGGACGGCGTACAGGTCGTCCCGGGGGAATGGGTCGCGCTATCCACGGGGTATCAGGTGCGCCCCGAATTATGGTCGCCGTTCCCGGTAACGGGGTATGGATATTACTGGTGGAGGATCGATATCGCGGGGATGGCGGCATACGCCGCGTGGGGGCATGCCGGACAGTACTGTATCGTGATACCGGAGCTGGACACGGTGCTGGTCGCGGCGTCGGACTGGAACGCCGGGTACTCGAAACAGTATTATAAGAAGCTCGCGGGCGTTCTCATAGGAATACTGAACATTGCGCAAAAATAA
- a CDS encoding 4-hydroxy-tetrahydrodipicolinate reductase: protein MNVIITGAAGRMGRTNIKTVAEDHESKVFGAVEMKGNPFIGQDAGLQAGVSQIGVSIVGDISAVSGKADVIIDFTVAASLPANLEYAVRNNTAIVIGATGLGEKEFAMIDDAAKKIPLIWAPNFSVGVALIAKLTRIAAGILNDGFDAEIVEMHHRMKKDAPSGTAIKLLNVIKDVYSTGDIVYGREGITGERPPRQVGVMALRGGDVVGDHTVIFAGIGERVEITHKASTRETFARGALRAAKYIVGKKPGRYTMEEVLGL, encoded by the coding sequence ATGAACGTCATCATTACCGGCGCAGCCGGGAGAATGGGCAGAACAAATATTAAAACAGTCGCGGAGGATCATGAATCGAAGGTATTCGGCGCGGTGGAAATGAAGGGGAATCCCTTTATCGGGCAGGACGCGGGGCTTCAGGCGGGCGTGTCCCAAATAGGGGTAAGCATTGTCGGCGATATCTCGGCGGTATCCGGGAAGGCGGACGTGATTATCGATTTTACGGTTGCCGCGTCGCTTCCCGCGAACCTCGAATACGCCGTGCGGAACAATACCGCCATCGTGATCGGAGCAACCGGGCTGGGCGAGAAGGAGTTCGCGATGATCGACGACGCGGCGAAGAAAATTCCGCTGATCTGGGCGCCCAACTTCAGCGTGGGGGTCGCACTGATCGCCAAACTCACCCGTATTGCCGCCGGGATACTGAACGACGGGTTCGACGCGGAGATAGTCGAGATGCATCACCGGATGAAGAAGGACGCGCCGAGCGGCACGGCAATCAAGCTCCTCAATGTGATTAAAGATGTTTACAGCACCGGGGATATAGTCTACGGCCGCGAGGGGATTACCGGGGAACGCCCGCCCCGTCAGGTCGGGGTGATGGCGCTTCGCGGAGGCGACGTAGTGGGCGACCACACGGTTATCTTCGCGGGGATCGGCGAACGGGTGGAGATTACGCATAAGGCGTCTACCCGTGAGACATTCGCAAGAGGCGCGCTTCGCGCGGCGAAGTATATTGTGGGTAAGAAGCCGGGGCGTTACACTATGGAAGAGGTTCTTGGGTTATAA
- a CDS encoding STAS domain-containing protein encodes MDQLKVTETKKEKYTLLTIEGSLNSYTYSDFQNKLYELIEKTNVMVEMTNVSNLSSAGLGVLMSAIETGEEKGYKLYILKPSEVVKLAIESTGFSDHFNSVQSESEAQW; translated from the coding sequence ATGGATCAGTTAAAAGTGACGGAGACGAAAAAGGAAAAGTACACGCTGCTGACAATCGAGGGGAGTTTGAACTCCTACACCTATTCGGATTTCCAGAATAAGCTCTACGAGCTGATAGAGAAGACCAATGTGATGGTGGAGATGACGAATGTTTCGAATCTCTCGTCCGCCGGGTTGGGTGTCCTGATGTCTGCTATCGAAACCGGCGAGGAGAAGGGATATAAGCTATATATACTGAAGCCCTCGGAGGTGGTGAAGCTCGCGATCGAGTCGACCGGCTTCTCGGATCATTTCAACAGCGTGCAATCCGAATCGGAGGCGCAGTGGTAA
- a CDS encoding serine/threonine-protein phosphatase has product MNLTIINYISFVLLTGGGIFFLIKNPTSVNARIIALFSFVAAVTGALIGMGFDFGNAGWLELSKWTVRATAIFSFGMYLTVLRLTLTFPYEKKLPAVSLILLLFWLALGALIMGTDLYVTGVELRDNLFFRVEGSLYKVISGAGLLITLAGLIILLIRRSKFENEIYKLQSIVITIGTSFAMIAAIIITIIIPSYFHIFNLYPLSGLMGFVMEGSFLYAVVTYRMFDIRTALHKTVVFLLFSSVTGVAAGLSFGAVHEFLKIDIIPLIGIYIAVFILLMILRDLFQNRLSRLFRRKTEYLTELEKVLDDIDYSGGRDQVINSFSKAFRDYVGNTAFSILLENTIGELVNIYSLIPRNIRFEKDDPMIKFLVNKEKSVILKTEVYSNPLYMEFRVEILDLFLQLDAEIVVLFREGTNMIGLIALGPKESMKPYDINDYRTMEKLLPKFFVVMYFLRNVEKMSVAVTVDKELKFSEQIIKSLLKNMDEIGSENMDFHFLNRFTSGLGGDFVDVISFSPTRTMVIVGDIAGKGMNASMSMIIIKSVIRTFLKETQDFKSLVVKANVFIKSHLPRGTFFAGVFMIYDSATNQLYYINCGVPLMYLYSKSYNSVIEIQGDGKVLGFVKDISKYITIKKIQFNQGDLFITVTDGIIESHSIGGEPFGKNRILQHIMETKEKSTGEVIETLFEKFMKFISGSLNDDITILGMKFTAKKAQN; this is encoded by the coding sequence ATGAATCTAACTATTATTAATTATATTTCTTTCGTGCTTTTAACCGGCGGCGGTATATTTTTCCTGATAAAAAACCCTACATCGGTCAACGCCCGGATTATAGCGCTCTTTTCATTTGTGGCGGCGGTAACGGGGGCGCTTATCGGTATGGGGTTCGATTTCGGAAACGCCGGGTGGCTGGAACTCTCGAAGTGGACGGTTCGCGCTACGGCGATATTTTCGTTCGGGATGTACCTGACCGTATTGAGACTCACACTGACGTTTCCATATGAAAAAAAACTCCCCGCGGTATCGCTGATCCTTCTTCTGTTCTGGCTGGCATTAGGCGCGCTAATTATGGGGACTGATCTTTATGTAACAGGGGTCGAACTTCGGGACAACCTGTTTTTCAGAGTCGAAGGTTCACTGTATAAAGTCATTTCAGGTGCAGGACTTCTCATTACACTAGCCGGACTTATCATACTACTCATCAGACGGAGCAAGTTCGAGAACGAAATCTATAAATTGCAGAGCATAGTCATAACGATCGGGACGTCGTTCGCGATGATCGCCGCGATTATCATTACGATTATTATACCTTCGTATTTTCATATATTTAATCTCTACCCGTTATCAGGCTTAATGGGATTTGTTATGGAAGGAAGTTTCCTCTACGCGGTAGTCACCTACCGGATGTTCGATATCCGCACCGCGTTACATAAGACAGTCGTATTTCTGTTATTTTCCTCGGTTACAGGTGTCGCGGCCGGGCTCTCGTTCGGCGCGGTGCATGAATTCCTGAAAATCGATATTATCCCGCTGATCGGGATATATATCGCGGTATTCATATTATTGATGATACTGCGGGATCTATTCCAGAACCGTCTATCCCGCCTGTTCAGGCGTAAGACGGAATACCTCACCGAACTCGAGAAGGTTCTTGACGATATAGACTACAGCGGAGGCCGCGATCAGGTAATCAACTCGTTCTCCAAGGCGTTCCGGGACTATGTGGGGAATACGGCGTTCAGTATTCTGCTGGAAAATACCATCGGCGAGCTGGTCAATATTTATTCGCTCATACCGAGGAATATCCGTTTCGAGAAAGACGACCCGATGATTAAATTCCTTGTCAATAAGGAAAAAAGTGTCATCCTGAAAACCGAGGTCTATTCCAATCCGCTGTATATGGAGTTCAGGGTGGAGATTCTCGATTTGTTTCTCCAGCTCGACGCGGAGATAGTAGTCCTGTTCCGTGAGGGAACGAATATGATCGGACTGATAGCGCTGGGGCCCAAGGAAAGTATGAAGCCCTACGATATTAACGATTACCGGACTATGGAGAAACTCCTGCCGAAGTTCTTTGTCGTGATGTACTTCCTCCGTAATGTGGAAAAGATGTCTGTTGCGGTCACGGTCGATAAGGAATTGAAGTTCAGCGAGCAGATTATCAAGAGCCTGCTGAAGAATATGGACGAGATCGGTTCGGAGAATATGGACTTTCATTTCCTGAACCGTTTCACATCTGGACTTGGCGGGGATTTTGTCGACGTGATCAGTTTCTCTCCCACGCGCACGATGGTTATTGTCGGGGATATCGCCGGTAAGGGGATGAATGCGAGTATGTCGATGATCATCATCAAATCCGTCATCCGCACGTTCCTGAAAGAGACGCAGGATTTTAAAAGCCTTGTGGTCAAGGCGAACGTGTTCATCAAATCCCATCTCCCTCGGGGCACATTTTTCGCCGGGGTATTTATGATCTACGATTCCGCGACGAATCAACTCTACTATATTAACTGCGGGGTTCCGTTGATGTACCTTTATTCGAAAAGCTATAACAGCGTCATCGAGATACAGGGTGACGGAAAGGTGCTCGGATTTGTGAAGGATATTTCTAAGTACATCACTATCAAGAAGATACAGTTCAATCAGGGCGATTTGTTTATCACGGTTACGGACGGTATTATCGAGTCGCATTCTATCGGCGGAGAGCCGTTCGGGAAGAACCGGATTCTCCAGCATATCATGGAAACAAAGGAAAAAAGTACCGGCGAGGTGATCGAAACGTTATTCGAAAAGTTTATGAAGTTCATATCCGGGTCGCTGAATGACGATATTACGATATTGGGAATGAAATTTACCGCAAAAAAAGCACAGAATTAG
- a CDS encoding hydrogenase — MMYLFGIGISILICGSLLVLIAGKKSKYVHLAGAVFSIAGSGVIAAASLISLFIRPALNTLTLPWDLPLGKLSLELNPLSSFFLLIISVISIAASIYAPAYLRHYGDDPARMKKHWFFYLILTASMMTVVTAQNAILFLIAWEMMSLSSFFLVVFQSDQEKSRNAGWIYLVATHIGTALLLVMFAILARECGSYDFAVFRANAPYLSPEIGGMLFILAVIGFGTKAGFLPMHVWLPEAHPAAPSHISAVMSGVMIKTGIFGIITVLSFTGNAQEWWGWILLIIGLVSGITGILMAVAQHNLKRLLAYSSVENIGIISMGLGIGIIGKAAGSVPLMLLGFTAGLLHILNHAVFKSLLFMGAGSIQYAAHTLRIDKMGGLLKKMPFTGLAFLIGAAAISGLPPLNGFIGEFLIYTGAFRHLLPSPLQNLFFSVAVIGGLSLIGGLAVFCFTKVFGVAFQGSPRSTEAAEAKETSPLMIIPLLFLAAVSIGIGIFPRETIVAMSGVIEQASGSPIDAAAFQSMLAPFGWIQTVSLLFAGIVLLLLLIRWLLLRGRRKAKAETWGCGYVGATPKMQYTSSSYSQPVVSGARTMLRTKSTPPIPDNLFPARAGYETHTPDSFLEKLFQPVFLFVQNLLSRIKIIQHGNLHLYVLYILVALFVLLIIGLGL; from the coding sequence ATGATGTATTTATTCGGGATAGGGATTTCCATTCTTATTTGCGGAAGTTTACTGGTACTCATCGCCGGTAAGAAATCCAAATATGTCCATCTCGCGGGCGCTGTTTTCTCTATCGCGGGATCGGGCGTAATAGCCGCCGCGTCGCTCATCAGCCTATTCATCCGGCCAGCGTTGAACACCCTCACCCTGCCATGGGATCTGCCGCTGGGTAAACTCTCACTCGAGCTCAACCCGTTATCATCCTTCTTTCTTCTAATAATATCGGTAATCTCAATAGCCGCATCGATTTATGCGCCCGCCTATCTCCGGCATTACGGGGACGACCCCGCCCGGATGAAAAAGCACTGGTTTTTTTACCTGATACTTACCGCGAGCATGATGACGGTGGTTACCGCGCAGAACGCGATTCTTTTCCTGATCGCGTGGGAGATGATGTCGCTTTCCTCCTTTTTCCTCGTGGTGTTCCAAAGCGATCAGGAGAAGTCCCGCAACGCCGGATGGATATACCTGGTGGCGACCCATATCGGTACAGCCTTGCTACTCGTGATGTTCGCCATACTGGCAAGAGAATGCGGCTCCTACGATTTCGCGGTGTTCCGGGCGAACGCGCCGTACCTCTCTCCTGAAATCGGCGGAATGTTATTTATCTTAGCCGTCATCGGATTCGGCACGAAGGCGGGATTTTTGCCGATGCACGTGTGGCTTCCAGAGGCGCATCCAGCCGCCCCGAGCCATATCTCCGCCGTCATGTCCGGTGTGATGATCAAGACCGGCATCTTCGGCATCATCACTGTCCTTTCCTTCACTGGGAACGCGCAGGAATGGTGGGGATGGATATTATTGATTATCGGGTTGGTCTCTGGAATAACCGGCATCCTGATGGCGGTCGCTCAGCACAATCTCAAACGGTTATTGGCATACAGCAGTGTGGAAAATATAGGGATTATATCGATGGGTCTCGGTATCGGGATTATCGGGAAGGCCGCAGGGTCGGTTCCGCTGATGCTGTTGGGATTTACCGCTGGCTTGCTGCATATCCTGAACCATGCTGTATTTAAAAGCCTCCTGTTTATGGGGGCGGGTTCCATCCAGTACGCCGCGCATACCTTACGGATTGATAAAATGGGCGGACTATTAAAAAAGATGCCGTTTACGGGACTTGCTTTTTTAATCGGTGCGGCCGCGATCTCGGGACTTCCCCCGTTAAACGGGTTTATCGGCGAGTTTCTGATCTATACCGGGGCGTTCAGGCACCTCCTCCCGTCGCCGTTGCAGAACCTATTTTTCAGTGTCGCCGTCATCGGCGGATTAAGCCTGATCGGCGGACTGGCGGTATTCTGCTTCACTAAGGTGTTCGGCGTAGCGTTTCAGGGCAGCCCCCGTTCCACCGAAGCGGCTGAGGCAAAAGAGACAAGCCCGCTGATGATTATTCCCCTGCTATTCCTTGCGGCAGTTTCCATCGGCATCGGGATATTTCCGCGCGAGACTATCGTCGCGATGTCCGGGGTTATCGAACAGGCATCCGGCAGCCCGATTGACGCGGCGGCGTTCCAAAGCATGCTTGCCCCGTTCGGGTGGATACAGACGGTGTCGCTATTGTTCGCGGGGATAGTCCTCCTTCTCCTTCTCATCCGGTGGTTACTGCTTCGCGGGAGGCGTAAAGCGAAGGCGGAGACATGGGGCTGCGGCTATGTCGGCGCAACCCCGAAGATGCAGTATACGTCGTCGTCATACTCCCAGCCGGTCGTGTCCGGCGCGCGGACTATGCTGAGGACAAAATCCACGCCGCCGATACCGGACAACCTCTTCCCGGCGCGCGCGGGTTACGAGACCCATACCCCCGACTCGTTTCTGGAAAAGCTGTTCCAGCCCGTTTTCTTATTCGTACAAAACCTTCTTTCCCGGATAAAAATTATCCAGCACGGGAACCTGCATCTCTATGTTCTCTATATACTGGTTGCGTTATTCGTGCTG
- a CDS encoding SpoIIE family protein phosphatase, which yields MYRFMRFSATSLLMFVFAVCFSIPMVYFLTSISFIQNVIAAGGIFLLLSFIYSFFHKKINSFIFKKHYLSGYNQRIYGFYDKIRVSFSIADFIDALKEFLETRADFSVLWLNKKNRSVIYGTPGKITSDMKFVFTLTERFREEKDGILYLDTQFNKADAKSPNEGVLFIYSEYHLFLFSKYLPVYDTHLFNEAFHEFQTYLNRVETMEKMFALSAISREWSLVAETQKSFLLGSIPEITGLDIGLKYEALVNVSGDYYDIIPLSPEKTLFVLGDVSGKGLSAALVMGIIVNTIRIMERKDSLETIFRYVDSAIKTMNFEGKFTAMFAGIFDTAEKTLTYIDAGIPEPWMLHNDEIHLLESNCSLLGIIDLVKVNTKQLEITPGDVFIISTDGLWEIENDQDDMIYNNPDFKERVLETYQIPVQEFTDEIVRYSKQYAASGELRDDLALLVIKVKG from the coding sequence ATGTATCGTTTTATGCGTTTTTCAGCGACATCATTATTGATGTTCGTTTTTGCGGTTTGTTTCTCCATTCCTATGGTATATTTTCTGACATCCATCAGCTTTATCCAAAACGTTATTGCCGCAGGGGGGATCTTCCTGCTCCTTTCATTTATCTATTCATTCTTCCATAAGAAAATAAACAGTTTCATTTTTAAAAAACATTACCTGTCGGGGTATAACCAGCGAATCTACGGGTTTTATGATAAAATCCGGGTATCGTTCTCCATCGCGGATTTTATCGATGCGCTGAAGGAGTTTCTCGAAACGCGCGCCGATTTTTCGGTGCTTTGGCTGAACAAGAAAAACCGTTCCGTAATCTACGGAACACCGGGAAAAATAACCTCCGATATGAAATTCGTCTTCACGCTTACCGAACGTTTCCGTGAAGAAAAGGACGGCATACTTTATCTCGATACCCAATTCAATAAAGCCGATGCGAAATCGCCCAACGAGGGCGTCTTATTTATCTATTCCGAATACCACCTGTTCCTATTCTCGAAGTACCTTCCGGTGTACGACACCCATTTGTTTAACGAGGCGTTCCACGAATTTCAGACCTATCTCAACCGGGTTGAAACGATGGAAAAGATGTTCGCCCTGTCGGCGATATCGCGCGAATGGAGTCTGGTCGCCGAGACCCAGAAATCGTTCCTGCTGGGGAGTATCCCTGAAATTACGGGGCTGGATATCGGGTTGAAGTACGAGGCGCTGGTGAACGTCAGCGGGGATTACTATGATATTATTCCGCTATCGCCTGAAAAAACGCTCTTCGTGCTGGGCGACGTGTCCGGGAAGGGGCTTTCCGCCGCGCTCGTGATGGGGATTATCGTTAATACCATCCGCATTATGGAGCGGAAAGATTCGCTCGAGACTATATTCAGGTATGTCGATTCCGCGATCAAAACGATGAATTTCGAGGGGAAGTTTACCGCCATGTTCGCGGGGATTTTCGACACGGCGGAGAAAACATTGACCTATATCGACGCGGGGATACCCGAGCCGTGGATGCTGCATAACGATGAGATTCACCTGCTGGAATCCAACTGCTCTCTCCTCGGGATAATCGACTTAGTAAAAGTCAATACCAAGCAACTGGAGATTACCCCGGGCGACGTATTTATTATTTCTACGGACGGGCTTTGGGAGATAGAGAACGATCAGGACGATATGATCTATAATAACCCCGACTTTAAGGAAAGGGTTCTGGAGACCTATCAGATACCGGTGCAGGAGTTTACGGATGAGATCGTTCGGTACTCGAAGCAGTATGCTGCATCGGGCGAGCTCAGGGACGATCTGGCGTTATTAGTCATAAAAGTGAAGGGATAA